A section of the Macaca thibetana thibetana isolate TM-01 chromosome 10, ASM2454274v1, whole genome shotgun sequence genome encodes:
- the USP18 gene encoding ubl carboxyl-terminal hydrolase 18 isoform X2 — MGKVFGLKRQTCKSVLAESPQSPADLVEKKEEDSNMKRKTEQPREHPRAWDYPHGLVGLHNIGQTCCLNSLIQVFVMNMDFTRILKRITVPRGADEQRRSVPFQMLLLLEKMQDSRQKAVRPLELAYCLQKYNVPMFVQHDAAQLYLKLWNLIKDQITDVHLVERLQALYMIRVKDSLICLDCAMESSRNSSMLTLPLSLFDVNSKPLKTLEDALHCFFQPRELSSKSKCFCKNCGKKTRGKQVLKLTHLPQTLTIHLMRFSIRNSQTRKICHSLHFPESLDFSQVLPMEREPCDAEEQPGGQYELFAVIAHVGVADSGHYCVYIRNAVDGKWFCFNDSNICLVSWEDIQCTYGNPNYHWQETAYLLVYMKMEC, encoded by the exons ATGGGCAAGGTGTTTGGGCTCAAGAGACAAACCTGTAAGTCCGTCCTGGCTGAGTCTCCGCAGTCCCCGGCAGATCTTgttgaaaagaaggaagaagacagcaacatgaagaggaagacagagcagCCCAGAGAGCATCCCAGGGCCTGGGACTACCCTCATG GCCTGGTTGGTTTACACAACATTGGACAGACCTGCTGCCTTAACTCCTTGATTCAGGTGTTTGTAATGAACATGGACTTCACCAGGATATTGAAGAG GATCACGGTGCCCAGGGGAGCTGATGAGCAGAGGAGAAGCGTCCCTTTCCAGATGCTTCTGCTGTTGGAGAAGATGCAGGACAGCCGGCAGAAAGCAGTGCGGCCCCTGGAGCTCGCCTACTGCCTGCAGAAGTACAACGTGCCCA TGTTTGTCCAGCATGATGCCGCCCAACTCTACCTCAAACTCTGGAACCTGATCAAGGACCAGATCACTGATGTGCACTTG GTGGAGAGGCTGCAGGCCCTGTATATGATCCGGGTGAAGGACTCCTTGATTTGCCTCGACTGTGCCATGGAGAGTAGCAGAAACAGCAGCATGCTTACCCTTCCACTGTCTCTTTTTGATGTGAACTCCAAGCCCCTGAAGACACTG GAGGACGCCCTGCACTGCTTCTTCCAGCCCAGGGAGTTATCAAGCAAAAGCAAGTGCTTCTGTAAGAACTGTGGGAAGAAGACCCGTGGGAAACAG GTCTTGAAGCTGACCCATTTGCCCCAGACCCTGACAATCCACCTCATGCGATTCTCCATCAGGAATTCACAGACGAGAAAGATCTGCCACTCCCTGCACTTCCCCGAGAGCTTGGATTTCAGCCAGGTCCTTCCGATGGAGCGAGAGCCCTGTGATGCTGAGGAGCAG cctggagggcagtaTGAGCTTTTCGCTGTGATCGCGCATGTGGGAGTGGCAGACTCCGGTCATTACTGTGTCTATATCCGGAATGCTGTGGATGGAAAATGGTTCTGCTTCAATGACTCCAATATTTGCTTG GTATCCTGGGAAGACATCCAGTGTACCTACGGAAATCCTAACTACCACTG GCAGGAAACTGCGTATCTTCTGGTTTACATGAAGATGGAATGCTAA
- the USP18 gene encoding ubl carboxyl-terminal hydrolase 18 isoform X1: protein MGKVFGLKRQTCKSVLAESPQSPADLVEKKEEDSNMKRKTEQPREHPRAWDYPHGLVGLHNIGQTCCLNSLIQVFVMNMDFTRILKRITVPRGADEQRRSVPFQMLLLLEKMQDSRQKAVRPLELAYCLQKYNVPMFVQHDAAQLYLKLWNLIKDQITDVHLVERLQALYMIRVKDSLICLDCAMESSRNSSMLTLPLSLFDVNSKPLKTLEDALHCFFQPRELSSKSKCFCKNCGKKTRGKQVLKLTHLPQTLTIHLMRFSIRNSQTRKICHSLHFPESLDFSQVLPMEREPCDAEEQVGSSRPPGRPASPQTPHPFRFPFLHPRSARSHLFLRDCPQPLKTFFFLNIGFVFMCLTALRDGIQNSVGSFGNNVEYIEMHRQTCHCGFLVPTKLSSSNGLCPL from the exons ATGGGCAAGGTGTTTGGGCTCAAGAGACAAACCTGTAAGTCCGTCCTGGCTGAGTCTCCGCAGTCCCCGGCAGATCTTgttgaaaagaaggaagaagacagcaacatgaagaggaagacagagcagCCCAGAGAGCATCCCAGGGCCTGGGACTACCCTCATG GCCTGGTTGGTTTACACAACATTGGACAGACCTGCTGCCTTAACTCCTTGATTCAGGTGTTTGTAATGAACATGGACTTCACCAGGATATTGAAGAG GATCACGGTGCCCAGGGGAGCTGATGAGCAGAGGAGAAGCGTCCCTTTCCAGATGCTTCTGCTGTTGGAGAAGATGCAGGACAGCCGGCAGAAAGCAGTGCGGCCCCTGGAGCTCGCCTACTGCCTGCAGAAGTACAACGTGCCCA TGTTTGTCCAGCATGATGCCGCCCAACTCTACCTCAAACTCTGGAACCTGATCAAGGACCAGATCACTGATGTGCACTTG GTGGAGAGGCTGCAGGCCCTGTATATGATCCGGGTGAAGGACTCCTTGATTTGCCTCGACTGTGCCATGGAGAGTAGCAGAAACAGCAGCATGCTTACCCTTCCACTGTCTCTTTTTGATGTGAACTCCAAGCCCCTGAAGACACTG GAGGACGCCCTGCACTGCTTCTTCCAGCCCAGGGAGTTATCAAGCAAAAGCAAGTGCTTCTGTAAGAACTGTGGGAAGAAGACCCGTGGGAAACAG GTCTTGAAGCTGACCCATTTGCCCCAGACCCTGACAATCCACCTCATGCGATTCTCCATCAGGAATTCACAGACGAGAAAGATCTGCCACTCCCTGCACTTCCCCGAGAGCTTGGATTTCAGCCAGGTCCTTCCGATGGAGCGAGAGCCCTGTGATGCTGAGGAGCAGGTGGGATCCTCCCGACCTCCTGGCCGTCCTGCCTCTCCCCAGACGCCTCATCCTTTCCGTTTTCCCTTCCTTCACCCCCGGTCTGCTAGGAGCCACCTGTTCCTTAGAGACTGTCCCCAACCTCtaaagactttcttttttctaaatattggATTTGTGTTCATGTGCCTCACAGCACTGAGGGACGGAATCCAGAATTCAGTAGGCTCCTTTGGAAATAATGTGGAATACATAGAAATGCATAGGCAAACATGTCATTGTGGGTTCTTAGTACCAACCAAACTTTCTTCCTCAAATGGCCTGTGCCCACTTTGA
- the USP18 gene encoding ubl carboxyl-terminal hydrolase 18 isoform X3: MGKVFGLKRQTCKSVLAESPQSPADLVEKKEEDSNMKRKTEQPREHPRAWDYPHGLVGLHNIGQTCCLNSLIQVFVMNMDFTRILKRITVPRGADEQRRSVPFQMLLLLEKMQDSRQKAVRPLELAYCLQKYNVPMFVQHDAAQLYLKLWNLIKDQITDVHLVERLQALYMIRVKDSLICLDCAMESSRNSSMLTLPLSLFDVNSKPLKTLVLKLTHLPQTLTIHLMRFSIRNSQTRKICHSLHFPESLDFSQVLPMEREPCDAEEQVGSSRPPGRPASPQTPHPFRFPFLHPRSARSHLFLRDCPQPLKTFFFLNIGFVFMCLTALRDGIQNSVGSFGNNVEYIEMHRQTCHCGFLVPTKLSSSNGLCPL; this comes from the exons ATGGGCAAGGTGTTTGGGCTCAAGAGACAAACCTGTAAGTCCGTCCTGGCTGAGTCTCCGCAGTCCCCGGCAGATCTTgttgaaaagaaggaagaagacagcaacatgaagaggaagacagagcagCCCAGAGAGCATCCCAGGGCCTGGGACTACCCTCATG GCCTGGTTGGTTTACACAACATTGGACAGACCTGCTGCCTTAACTCCTTGATTCAGGTGTTTGTAATGAACATGGACTTCACCAGGATATTGAAGAG GATCACGGTGCCCAGGGGAGCTGATGAGCAGAGGAGAAGCGTCCCTTTCCAGATGCTTCTGCTGTTGGAGAAGATGCAGGACAGCCGGCAGAAAGCAGTGCGGCCCCTGGAGCTCGCCTACTGCCTGCAGAAGTACAACGTGCCCA TGTTTGTCCAGCATGATGCCGCCCAACTCTACCTCAAACTCTGGAACCTGATCAAGGACCAGATCACTGATGTGCACTTG GTGGAGAGGCTGCAGGCCCTGTATATGATCCGGGTGAAGGACTCCTTGATTTGCCTCGACTGTGCCATGGAGAGTAGCAGAAACAGCAGCATGCTTACCCTTCCACTGTCTCTTTTTGATGTGAACTCCAAGCCCCTGAAGACACTG GTCTTGAAGCTGACCCATTTGCCCCAGACCCTGACAATCCACCTCATGCGATTCTCCATCAGGAATTCACAGACGAGAAAGATCTGCCACTCCCTGCACTTCCCCGAGAGCTTGGATTTCAGCCAGGTCCTTCCGATGGAGCGAGAGCCCTGTGATGCTGAGGAGCAGGTGGGATCCTCCCGACCTCCTGGCCGTCCTGCCTCTCCCCAGACGCCTCATCCTTTCCGTTTTCCCTTCCTTCACCCCCGGTCTGCTAGGAGCCACCTGTTCCTTAGAGACTGTCCCCAACCTCtaaagactttcttttttctaaatattggATTTGTGTTCATGTGCCTCACAGCACTGAGGGACGGAATCCAGAATTCAGTAGGCTCCTTTGGAAATAATGTGGAATACATAGAAATGCATAGGCAAACATGTCATTGTGGGTTCTTAGTACCAACCAAACTTTCTTCCTCAAATGGCCTGTGCCCACTTTGA